In Thermodesulfobacteriota bacterium, the following are encoded in one genomic region:
- a CDS encoding PTS sugar transporter subunit IIC, with the protein MGGPTFAALVVLGALLSLDRTALFQSMASRPLVGATAAGYLLGEPLLGLASGLLLELLWLMELPVGGWIPPDESVSGVLAGVFAAAAPEAWGPEARTACAVLLAVPAGMGCRWLDVGVRRWNGTLLRGVLRDLEAGRRPALARAQWAGALRFLAAGAAATALGTA; encoded by the coding sequence ATGGGTGGGCCCACCTTTGCCGCCCTGGTCGTCCTGGGCGCCCTCCTGTCCCTGGACCGCACGGCCCTCTTCCAGAGCATGGCGTCCCGGCCGCTGGTGGGGGCCACGGCGGCGGGCTACCTGCTGGGAGAGCCGCTCCTGGGTCTCGCCAGCGGACTGCTCCTGGAGCTGCTCTGGCTCATGGAGCTCCCGGTGGGGGGGTGGATTCCCCCGGACGAGAGCGTGTCGGGGGTTCTGGCGGGGGTGTTCGCGGCAGCGGCGCCGGAGGCCTGGGGGCCGGAGGCGCGCACCGCCTGCGCGGTGCTTCTGGCCGTGCCCGCGGGCATGGGGTGTCGCTGGCTCGACGTGGGCGTGCGCCGCTGGAACGGTACCCTGCTCCGGGGGGTGCTCCGGGATCTGGAGGCGGGCCGGCGTCCCGCACTGGCCAGGGCCCAATGGGCCGGGGCACTGCGGTTCCTGGCGGCCGGGGCTGCGGCCACCGCCCTGGGAACGGCC